A single window of Acanthopagrus latus isolate v.2019 chromosome 1, fAcaLat1.1, whole genome shotgun sequence DNA harbors:
- the LOC119022951 gene encoding leucine-rich repeat LGI family member 2-like, whose amino-acid sequence MAHTQQWLLAGIALLFISGAAESKRIFKCPSGCSCTKETIICVGTSHIPRTIPNEINSLSMVNGSISEVTEGMFALMPSLQLLLLNANSLTTIKDDAFSGLPHLEYLFIEGNKIETITKNAFRGLRDLTHLSLANNKMRFLPRDLFFDLDSLLELDLRGNSFQCNCENKWLMTWLKNTNATVSDVFCAGPSDMKGKRLNDLPIPPGGCISTDFVRHQSIPIQSMSADIFSFKEDIYVAMAAPNSNSCVVMEWDHIEMNFRKFDNITGKSVVGCKSVLIDNHVLIIVTQLFGGSHIYKFDDQQNKFTKFQTIEVFNISKPNDIEVFQMDGGWYFVIVDSSKAGLSTLYKWTDQPDRNETGFYSYQFLHEWFRDTDAEFVEVDGKSYLIIASRSQPPVIFLWNKSTLKFILHGEIPQVDDVVAVKAFRVENELYLAMTCYIGDSKVLKWANKVFTEVQALPSRGAMILQPFTFTDRHYLALGSDYSFTQIYLWDVETKEFHKFKDIYVQSPRTFTAVTTDRRNFIFSSSFKGKSMVFEHIIVDLSL is encoded by the exons ATGGCACATACACAGCAGTGGCTTCTGGCCGGGATCGCGCTTCTGTTCATTTCTGGAGCGGCTGAATCCAAAAGGATTTTCAAATGCCCTTCAGGATGCTCCTGTACCAAGGAGACCATCATCTGCGTCGGCACCTCACACATCCCGCGGACTATACCGAACGAGATCAACTCCCT GAGCATGGTAAATGGATCTATCTCTGAAGTCACTGAGGGAATGTTTGCACTCATGCCctctcttcagctgct actTCTAAATGCAAATTCTTTGACCACAATCAAAGATGACGCCTTCTCTGGCCTTCCACATCTGGAATATCT ATTCATTGAAGGGAACAAGATCGAGACAATCACCAAGAACGCCTTCCGCGGTCTGCGAGATTTGACTCATCT ATCACTTGCCAACAACAAGATGAGGTTTCTGCCAAGAGATCTGTTTTTTGACTTGGATTCGTTGCTGGAACT GGATCTGCGAGGCAACTCTTTCCAGTGCAACTGCGAGAACAAGTGGCTGATGACatggctgaaaaacacaaacgcCACAGTATCAGATGTCTTCTGCGCAGGCCCCAGTGACATGAAGGGCAAGCGGCTCAATGACCTTCCTATTCCGCCGGGCGGCTGCATCTCCACAG ACTTTGTGCGTCATCAGTCCATTCCCATTCAGTCCATGTCAGCGGACATCTTCTCGTTTAAAGAGGACATCTACGTGGCGATGGCTGCCCCCAACTCTAACAGCTGTGTGGTGATGGAGTGGGATCACATCGAAATGAATTTCAGGAAATTTGACAATATCACAG GGAAGTCTGTTGTTGGATGTAAGTCGGTTCTGATCGACAACCACGTCTTGATAATTGTCACGCAGCTCTTTGGAGGCTCCCATATTTACAAGTTTGACGATCAGCAAAACAAGTTCACAAAGTTTCAAACTATCGAGGTCTTCAACATCTCAAAGCCAAATGACATTGAGGTCTTCCAAATGGACGGTGGATGGTACTTTGTGATTGTGGACAGCTCCAAGGCAGGTTTGTCTACTCTGTACAAGTGGACTGACCAACCAGACCGCAATGAAACTGGTTTCTACTCGTACCAGTTCCTCCACGAGTGGTTTCGGGATACAGATGCTGAGTTTGTCGAGGTGGATGGGAAGTCCTACCTCATCATAGCCAGTCGCTCTCAGCCACCTGTCATCTTCCTGTGGAACAAGAGCACCCTGAAGTTCATACTTCACGGTGAAATCCCGCAAGTCGACGACGTGGTGGCGGTCAAAGCGTTCCGGGTGGAGAACGAGCTGTATCTGGCCATGACGTGCTACATCGGTGACTCCAAAGTCCTCAAGTGGGCCAATAAGGTGTTCACTGAGGTGCAGGCTCTGCCCTCTCGAGGAGCGATGATCCTCCAGCCTTTCACCTTCACAGACAGGCACTACCTTGCTCTGGGCAGCGATTATTCCTTCACACAGATCTACCTGTGGGATGTGGAGACCAAAGAGTTTCACAAGTTCAAGGACATTTATGTGCAGTCGCCCCGTACATTTACAGCAGTGACCACCGACCGGAGGAatttcatcttctcctccagcttcaAGGGCAAATCCATGGTTTTCGAGCATATTATTGTAGATTTAAGCTTATAA
- the LOC119022941 gene encoding coiled-coil domain-containing protein 149-A-like isoform X2, translated as MDPTRRSESDWQGLLNEFVICKRKLESKKEALLILSKELDTCQQERDQYKLMANQLRERHQGLKKKYRELIDGDPSLPPEKRNQVNLAQLLRDSREKSSQLSEEVRELKQRLAEAQGDNKLLRMTITKQRLGDEEVGARHFPAHEREDLVKQLERAREQNEVLEHSVKSLTDELQDVRAERDVFQQKAHRLNVEMNHIVGNDETRVLDIDALCMENRYLHQRFSQLQEEINLLKTNLMKYKSALECRKNSKIGGKANSSALTGVLSAKQVKELLLSEENGCSLPVTPQSISDLKSLATALLETIHEKNMVIQHQRQINKILGTRVAELEKKLKTLEMSGLWSLPGGKDSIILNPQLEESTPSPGQEGEYSKGGEGTEKVAVDQQSSTEVPNQETGPAAVSGGGEELSEEEPSPSSEGTCQQSSSYPSAEEEPETPDSEVCNDSDRSQVMIGSTALTSHQLKEEECLSDCPPPAPDVSTQQLSDLSHLQETLENSGGGEGESDKCTDGGETVEREYVITEEDTDITAAAAAAAAAAVSSPEEQEDVQSHQETELSEETE; from the exons ATGGATCCGACCAGGAGGAGCGAGAGTGACTGGCAGGGGCTGCTCAACGAG TTTGTAATATGTAAGCGTAAGTTGGAGAGTAAGAAAGAAGCTCTGCTGATTCTGTCCAAAGAGCTGGACACCTGCCAGCAGGAGAGAGATCAGTACAAACTGATGGCCAACCAGCTCCGAGAGCGACACCAAGGACTCAAGAAGAAGTACAGAGAACTCATT GATGGAGATCCCTCGCTGCCTCCCGAGAAAAGGAATCAG GTGAATTTAGCTCAGCTGCTGAGAGACTCCAGAGAGAAAAGCAGTCAACTTTCTGAGGAGGTGAGGGAGCTGAAACAGCGACTGGCAGAAGCTCAGGGTGATAACAAG CTTCTACGAATGACCATCACCAAACAGAGGCTGGGAGACGAGGAGGTCGGCGCTCGACACTTTCCTGCACACGAGCGGGAGGATCTGGTCAAACAGTTGGAGAGAGCTCGGGAGCAG AACGAGGTTCTGGAGCACAGCGTGAAGTCGCTCACAGACGAGCTGCAGGACGTTCGGGCAGAGCGAGACGTGTTCCAGCAGAAGGCTCATCGCCTCAACGTGGAGATGAACCACATCGTGGGCAACGATGAGACACGGGTATTAGACATCGACGCTCTCTGCATGGAGAACAG GTATTTGCATCAGCGGTTCAGTCAGCTGCAAGAAGAAATCAACCTACTCAAGACGAATCTCATGAAGTACAAG agcgCCCTGGAGTGCAGGAAAAACTCTAAAATCGGAGGGAAAGCCAACAGTAGTGCACTGACTGGTGTGCTCTCCGCTAAACAAG tgaaggagctgctgctgtctgaagaaAACGGCTGCAGTCTGCCGGTGACTCCTCAGTCCATCTCGGACCTCAAGTCTCTCGCCACAGCTCTGCTGGAAACCATCCACGAGAAGAACATGGTGATTCAGCACCAACGCCAGATCAACAA gATTCTGGGAACTCGAGTagcagagctggagaagaaattaaaaacattagaaaTGTCCGGATTATGGAGCCTGCCAG GGGGAAAAGACAGCATCATCCTGAATCCTCAGCTGGAGGAGTCAACACCATCACCGGGACAAGAAGGTGAATATTCAAAAG GTGGCGAAGGGACTGAAAAAGTAGCTGTCGATCAGCAGAGCTCCACAGAAGTCCCAAACCAAGAGACCGGACCGGCAGCTGTGTCAGGTGGCGGAGAGGAACTGAGCGAGGAGGAGCCGTCACCGTCCAGTGAGGGGACGTGCCAGCAGAGCTCCTCGTACCCGTCAGCTGAGGAAGAGCCGGAGACGCCAGACAGCGAAGTGTGCAACGACAGCGATCGATCACAGGTCATGATCGGTTCAACGGCTTTAACGAGTCACCAGTTGAAAGAAGAGGAGTGTCTGAGCGATTGTCCTCCCCCAGCGCCCGACGTGAGCACACAACAACTGTCAGACCTCAGCCACTTACAGGAAACTTTAGAGAActcagggggaggagagggtgagtcAGACAAATGCACTGATGGGGGGGAAACTGTCGAGAGGGAGTATGTTATTACAGAGGAAGATACTGatatcactgctgctgctgctgctgctgctgctgctgccgtgaGTTCTCCTGAAGAGCAAGAGGACGTCCAGTCACACCAGGAGACAGAGCTTTCGGAGGAGACAGAATAA
- the LOC119022941 gene encoding coiled-coil domain-containing protein 149-like isoform X1, whose product MDPTRRSESDWQGLLNEFVICKRKLESKKEALLILSKELDTCQQERDQYKLMANQLRERHQGLKKKYRELIDGDPSLPPEKRNQVNLAQLLRDSREKSSQLSEEVRELKQRLAEAQGDNKLLRMTITKQRLGDEEVGARHFPAHEREDLVKQLERAREQNEVLEHSVKSLTDELQDVRAERDVFQQKAHRLNVEMNHIVGNDETRVLDIDALCMENRYLHQRFSQLQEEINLLKTNLMKYKSALECRKNSKIGGKANSSALTGVLSAKQVKELLLSEENGCSLPVTPQSISDLKSLATALLETIHEKNMVIQHQRQINKILGTRVAELEKKLKTLEMSGLWSLPGLTYNVSLGIYGRGKDSIILNPQLEESTPSPGQEGEYSKGGEGTEKVAVDQQSSTEVPNQETGPAAVSGGGEELSEEEPSPSSEGTCQQSSSYPSAEEEPETPDSEVCNDSDRSQVMIGSTALTSHQLKEEECLSDCPPPAPDVSTQQLSDLSHLQETLENSGGGEGESDKCTDGGETVEREYVITEEDTDITAAAAAAAAAAVSSPEEQEDVQSHQETELSEETE is encoded by the exons ATGGATCCGACCAGGAGGAGCGAGAGTGACTGGCAGGGGCTGCTCAACGAG TTTGTAATATGTAAGCGTAAGTTGGAGAGTAAGAAAGAAGCTCTGCTGATTCTGTCCAAAGAGCTGGACACCTGCCAGCAGGAGAGAGATCAGTACAAACTGATGGCCAACCAGCTCCGAGAGCGACACCAAGGACTCAAGAAGAAGTACAGAGAACTCATT GATGGAGATCCCTCGCTGCCTCCCGAGAAAAGGAATCAG GTGAATTTAGCTCAGCTGCTGAGAGACTCCAGAGAGAAAAGCAGTCAACTTTCTGAGGAGGTGAGGGAGCTGAAACAGCGACTGGCAGAAGCTCAGGGTGATAACAAG CTTCTACGAATGACCATCACCAAACAGAGGCTGGGAGACGAGGAGGTCGGCGCTCGACACTTTCCTGCACACGAGCGGGAGGATCTGGTCAAACAGTTGGAGAGAGCTCGGGAGCAG AACGAGGTTCTGGAGCACAGCGTGAAGTCGCTCACAGACGAGCTGCAGGACGTTCGGGCAGAGCGAGACGTGTTCCAGCAGAAGGCTCATCGCCTCAACGTGGAGATGAACCACATCGTGGGCAACGATGAGACACGGGTATTAGACATCGACGCTCTCTGCATGGAGAACAG GTATTTGCATCAGCGGTTCAGTCAGCTGCAAGAAGAAATCAACCTACTCAAGACGAATCTCATGAAGTACAAG agcgCCCTGGAGTGCAGGAAAAACTCTAAAATCGGAGGGAAAGCCAACAGTAGTGCACTGACTGGTGTGCTCTCCGCTAAACAAG tgaaggagctgctgctgtctgaagaaAACGGCTGCAGTCTGCCGGTGACTCCTCAGTCCATCTCGGACCTCAAGTCTCTCGCCACAGCTCTGCTGGAAACCATCCACGAGAAGAACATGGTGATTCAGCACCAACGCCAGATCAACAA gATTCTGGGAACTCGAGTagcagagctggagaagaaattaaaaacattagaaaTGTCCGGATTATGGAGCCTGCCAG GCCTGACTTATAATGTGTCTTTGGGAATATATGGAA GGGGAAAAGACAGCATCATCCTGAATCCTCAGCTGGAGGAGTCAACACCATCACCGGGACAAGAAGGTGAATATTCAAAAG GTGGCGAAGGGACTGAAAAAGTAGCTGTCGATCAGCAGAGCTCCACAGAAGTCCCAAACCAAGAGACCGGACCGGCAGCTGTGTCAGGTGGCGGAGAGGAACTGAGCGAGGAGGAGCCGTCACCGTCCAGTGAGGGGACGTGCCAGCAGAGCTCCTCGTACCCGTCAGCTGAGGAAGAGCCGGAGACGCCAGACAGCGAAGTGTGCAACGACAGCGATCGATCACAGGTCATGATCGGTTCAACGGCTTTAACGAGTCACCAGTTGAAAGAAGAGGAGTGTCTGAGCGATTGTCCTCCCCCAGCGCCCGACGTGAGCACACAACAACTGTCAGACCTCAGCCACTTACAGGAAACTTTAGAGAActcagggggaggagagggtgagtcAGACAAATGCACTGATGGGGGGGAAACTGTCGAGAGGGAGTATGTTATTACAGAGGAAGATACTGatatcactgctgctgctgctgctgctgctgctgctgccgtgaGTTCTCCTGAAGAGCAAGAGGACGTCCAGTCACACCAGGAGACAGAGCTTTCGGAGGAGACAGAATAA
- the LOC119022957 gene encoding extracellular superoxide dismutase [Cu-Zn]-like → MRPHGSMSILGALLVLLAAGQQCVSATTDTLAPPEVSQHNGTLYAACKMRPSTSLAEGLPKVYGQALFKQDYPQGKLKVLLRFNGFPTEGDPQPRAVHIHQYGDLSQGCDSTGGHYNPHNVHHPNHPGDFGNFEAQQGKINAMMESEATMFGGMSVIGRAVVIHEKIDDLGRGGDAGSLLHGNAGRRLGCCIIGISSPKLWNTHQKLYTRRLRSN, encoded by the exons ATGCGTCCACACGG GTCAATGAGTATATTGGGAGCACTGTTGGTTCTGCTGGCAGCAGGTCAACAATGCGTCTCGGCTACCACTGACACTTTGGCTCCACCAGAGGTCTCGCAGCACAATGGCACTCTGTATGCAGCCTGCAAAATGAGACCCAGCACCTCACTAGCTGAGGGTCTGCCCAAAGTGTACGGTCAGGCGCTGTTTAAGCAGGATTATCCTCAGGGAAAACTCAAAGTCCTGCTCCGGTTCAACGGCTTCCCCACAGAAGGTGATCCTCAGCCCAGAGCGGTGCACATCCATCAGTACGGAGACCTGAGCCAGGGCTGTGACTCCACCGGGGGCCACTACAACCCACATAATGTGCATCACCCCAACCACCCCGGAGACTTTGGTAACTTTGAGGCCCAGCAAGGGAAAATCAACGCCATGATGGAATCAGAGGCAACAATGTTTGGAGGGATGTCTGTGATTGGACGAGCAGTGGTGATCCATGAGAAGATAGATGACTTAGGGCGCGGTGGGGATGCCGGGAGTCTGCTGCACGGGAACGCAGGAAGGAGGCTCGGCTGCTGCATCATTGGGATTTCATCCCCCAAACTCTGGAATACACACCAGAAACTGTATACCAGGAGGCTGAGGAGTAACTAA